The following proteins come from a genomic window of Micromonospora echinofusca:
- a CDS encoding YceD family protein produces the protein MPKHTPSTLDPRSPLVLDTRELPRRPGALRTVKRVVPAPADLGGEMIAVPQGADLDLDLRLESVSEGVLVSGTVSGRVRGECGRCLREIDDSLAVRVQELYAYENSTTDSTTDEDEVGRMQGDLIDLEPALRDAVVLTLPTNPLCREDCPGLCPECGVHWDDLPADHSHEQIDPRWAGLSQLNRKEE, from the coding sequence ATGCCCAAACACACGCCTTCGACACTCGACCCCAGGTCGCCGCTGGTCCTCGACACGAGGGAGCTGCCGCGCCGGCCTGGAGCCTTGCGTACGGTCAAGCGGGTGGTGCCGGCACCGGCGGACCTCGGCGGCGAGATGATCGCCGTGCCGCAGGGCGCGGACCTCGACCTCGACCTGAGGTTGGAGTCGGTGTCCGAGGGCGTGCTCGTCTCCGGGACCGTCAGCGGTCGCGTCCGGGGCGAGTGCGGTCGCTGCCTACGCGAGATCGACGACTCGCTGGCTGTGCGGGTCCAGGAGCTGTACGCGTACGAGAACAGCACCACGGACTCCACGACCGACGAGGACGAGGTGGGCCGGATGCAGGGCGATCTGATCGACCTGGAGCCGGCGCTGCGGGACGCGGTGGTGCTCACGCTGCCGACCAACCCGCTCTGCCGGGAGGACTGCCCAGGACTGTGCCCCGAATGCGGGGTGCACTGGGACGATCTGCCGGCCGACCACAGTCACGAGCAGATCGACC
- a CDS encoding thiamine-phosphate kinase: MSVAGVGEFGLIDRVTARLSYGSTVLLGPGDDAAVVAAPDARVVASTDVLVEGRHFRRDWSGARDVGHRAAAANLADIAAMGAQPTALLVALCMPPELETGWAEELADGLAAEAAKVGASVVGGDMSASPTLTIAVTALGDLGGRPPVTRSGARPGDVLALAGRIGYAAAGLTVLTRGFRTPRLLVEACRRPEVPYAAGPHAARLGATSMIDVSDGLLADVGHVAKASGVAVDVRRDAFEVPRQMRDAAQALGVDPYSWLLAGGDDHALAATFPSAVALPPDWRPIGRVAEGSGVTVDGRPYDGPAGWDHFR; this comes from the coding sequence ATGAGTGTCGCGGGAGTCGGCGAGTTCGGCCTGATCGATCGGGTGACCGCCCGGTTGTCGTACGGATCGACCGTTCTGCTCGGTCCCGGGGACGACGCGGCGGTGGTGGCCGCCCCGGACGCCCGGGTCGTGGCCTCGACCGACGTGCTGGTGGAGGGCCGGCACTTCCGGCGGGACTGGTCCGGCGCGCGTGACGTCGGCCACCGGGCGGCGGCGGCGAACCTGGCGGACATCGCCGCGATGGGGGCGCAGCCGACCGCGTTGCTGGTGGCGCTCTGCATGCCGCCGGAGTTGGAGACCGGCTGGGCCGAGGAACTCGCCGACGGGCTGGCCGCCGAGGCGGCGAAGGTCGGAGCGAGCGTGGTGGGCGGGGACATGTCGGCCAGCCCCACGCTGACCATCGCGGTCACGGCCCTCGGCGACCTGGGCGGCCGGCCGCCGGTGACGCGCTCCGGCGCGCGGCCCGGTGACGTGCTGGCCCTGGCCGGCCGGATCGGGTACGCGGCGGCCGGGCTGACCGTGCTCACCCGGGGCTTCCGTACGCCCCGGTTGCTGGTGGAGGCCTGCCGGCGGCCCGAGGTGCCCTACGCGGCGGGGCCGCACGCCGCCCGGCTCGGCGCCACCTCCATGATCGACGTGTCGGACGGGCTGCTCGCCGACGTCGGGCACGTCGCGAAGGCGAGCGGGGTCGCGGTGGACGTGCGCCGGGACGCCTTCGAGGTGCCCCGGCAGATGCGCGACGCCGCCCAGGCGCTCGGCGTCGACCCGTACTCCTGGCTCCTCGCCGGGGGCGACGACCACGCGCTGGCCGCGACCTTCCCGTCGGCGGTGGCGCTGCCGCCGGACTGGCGGCCGATCGGGCGGGTCGCGGAGGGCTCGGGCGTGACGGTCGACGGGCGCCCGTACGACGGACCCGCTGGCTGGGACCACTTCCGGTAA
- a CDS encoding serine hydrolase domain-containing protein, with protein sequence MSVSSLDSGVLLLARGDEILTEQVAGVADRSTGVHCAPETRFQIASISKQMAAAAVLSLAERGVLSLSDPVVRWLPSPPPQWSGITLHHLLTHTSGLGHWEEYPAVDLVDPAEPDELLGLFAAVPPLFRPGAGWHYSSPGYVLLARTVERAADRPYAEFLAEEVFAPLGMTGSFAGAGDGRPDVAVGHEGGRPVPSWDLATVSMGAGDVWCTGTDLLTWLDVPRRGRLLAQASVTAMTAPHAPTGRPGEAYGYGFFVGPLAGRRALHHSGDNGGYKAFAAWLPDSDQRLVLLTNQAEVEPVTITSVLGPAEVR encoded by the coding sequence ATGTCCGTATCCTCATTGGACAGTGGCGTGCTCCTGCTGGCCCGGGGCGACGAGATCCTGACGGAACAGGTCGCCGGGGTGGCTGATCGGAGCACCGGTGTCCACTGCGCTCCCGAGACCCGGTTCCAGATCGCCTCGATCAGCAAGCAGATGGCCGCCGCGGCGGTGTTGTCGCTCGCCGAGCGGGGTGTGCTGAGCCTGTCCGATCCGGTCGTGCGCTGGCTGCCCAGCCCACCGCCGCAATGGTCCGGCATCACGCTGCACCACCTGCTCACCCACACCTCGGGCCTGGGCCACTGGGAGGAGTACCCGGCGGTCGATCTCGTCGACCCGGCCGAGCCGGACGAACTGCTCGGCTTGTTCGCCGCGGTGCCGCCGCTGTTCCGGCCCGGAGCCGGTTGGCACTACAGCAGCCCCGGCTACGTGCTGTTGGCCCGGACCGTCGAGCGCGCGGCCGACCGGCCGTACGCCGAGTTCCTCGCCGAGGAGGTCTTCGCGCCGCTGGGCATGACGGGCAGCTTCGCCGGTGCGGGCGACGGACGGCCGGACGTGGCGGTCGGACACGAGGGCGGCCGTCCGGTGCCGTCCTGGGACCTGGCGACCGTGAGCATGGGCGCGGGTGACGTCTGGTGCACCGGTACGGACCTGCTCACCTGGCTCGACGTGCCGCGCCGGGGCCGGCTGCTCGCCCAGGCCTCGGTGACGGCGATGACCGCCCCACACGCGCCCACCGGCCGGCCCGGGGAGGCGTACGGCTACGGGTTCTTCGTCGGCCCGCTGGCCGGGAGGCGGGCGCTGCACCACTCGGGGGACAACGGCGGTTACAAGGCGTTCGCCGCCTGGCTGCCCGACTCGGACCAGCGGCTCGTGCTGCTGACCAACCAGGCCGAGGTCGAACCGGTCACGATCACGTCGGTGCTCGGTCCCGCCGAGGTGCGTTGA
- a CDS encoding GNAT family N-acetyltransferase, translating into MSEIEIRAERFDSPVARRLIRAALADLGARYGGSGDETPVDPGEFEPPAGAFLVAHLGGEPVGCGGWRSHGDEGDTAELKRMYTAPAARGRGVARAVLAAVERSAREHGRKRIVLECGDKQPEAIAMYTAAGYERIPNFGFYRDAPGCISFARTL; encoded by the coding sequence GTGAGTGAGATCGAGATTCGGGCCGAGCGTTTCGACTCGCCGGTGGCGCGGCGGCTGATCCGGGCCGCCCTGGCCGACCTTGGTGCCCGGTACGGCGGCAGCGGCGACGAGACCCCGGTCGATCCGGGCGAGTTCGAGCCGCCCGCCGGGGCCTTCCTCGTGGCCCACCTCGGCGGCGAGCCGGTCGGCTGTGGCGGCTGGCGCAGCCACGGTGACGAGGGCGACACCGCCGAGCTGAAGCGGATGTACACCGCGCCGGCGGCCCGGGGCCGGGGCGTGGCCCGGGCGGTGCTGGCGGCGGTGGAGCGCTCCGCGCGGGAGCACGGGCGCAAGCGGATCGTCCTGGAGTGCGGCGACAAGCAGCCCGAGGCCATCGCCATGTACACGGCGGCCGGCTACGAGCGGATCCCGAACTTCGGCTTCTACCGCGACGCCCCGGGCTGCATCTCCTTCGCCCGGACGCTCTGA
- the recG gene encoding ATP-dependent DNA helicase RecG — MTSEPSTMDTPLKKLVGEKTAKALAGHLDLHTAGDLIYHFPRRYDERGEHTDIRSLDVGEQATVLAQVQRTAVRPMRQRRGNLLEVTVGDGAGGTLALTFFGNQAWRERELRPGRWGLFAGKVTEFRGKRQLNGPEYVLLGEGGDGEAAANEEIEEFAGALIPVYPAAAAVPTWVVARCVRVVLDTFTAPDDPLPATLRASRNLGGIGTALREIHRPTSKEALYRARHRLKWDEAFAVQLTLVQRKHRAAASPARPRPARPGGLLDAFDARLPYELTPGQRDVGVEIAADLATAHPMHRLLQGEVGSGKTVVALRAMLQVVDAGGQAALLAPTEVLAAQHHRGILDLLGPLGRAGELGAADDATRVELVTGSLGAVARRRALAEVASGAAGIVLGTHALLYEGVDFADLGLVVVDEQHRFGVEQRDALRAKAEQPPHVLVMTATPIPRTVAMTVYGDLETSTLSQLPQGRSPIASHVVPAAEKPAFLDRAWRRVREEVSAGHQAYVVCPRIGEGPASEEEPPAEDDNGRRPPMAVTEVAPLLAEGPLHGLRIGVLHGRLPPDEKDAVMRSFADGDLDVLVATTVVEVGVNVPNATVMIVLDADRFGVSQLHQLRGRVGRGSAPGLCLLVSEALEGTPARERLDAVASTTDGFKLAELDLEQRREGDVLGATQSGRRSHLRLLSLLRDADLIRDARAEAIALVEEDPELARHPALAASVAALVDEERAEYLEKG, encoded by the coding sequence ATGACGTCCGAGCCGTCCACGATGGACACGCCGCTGAAGAAGCTGGTCGGCGAGAAGACCGCGAAGGCCCTCGCCGGGCACCTCGACCTGCACACCGCCGGCGACCTGATCTACCACTTCCCGCGCCGCTACGACGAGCGCGGCGAGCACACCGACATCCGCTCACTCGACGTCGGTGAGCAGGCCACCGTGCTGGCCCAGGTGCAGCGCACCGCCGTACGCCCGATGCGCCAGCGCCGGGGCAACCTGCTGGAGGTGACGGTCGGCGACGGCGCCGGCGGCACCCTCGCCCTGACCTTCTTCGGCAACCAGGCCTGGCGCGAGCGCGAGCTGCGCCCCGGCCGGTGGGGGCTCTTCGCCGGCAAGGTCACCGAGTTCCGGGGCAAGCGGCAGCTCAACGGCCCGGAATACGTCCTGCTCGGCGAGGGCGGCGACGGCGAGGCGGCGGCCAACGAGGAGATCGAGGAGTTCGCGGGCGCGCTGATCCCGGTCTACCCGGCCGCCGCGGCCGTGCCCACCTGGGTGGTCGCCCGCTGCGTCCGGGTGGTGCTGGACACGTTCACCGCGCCGGACGACCCGCTGCCCGCGACCCTGCGGGCGAGCCGCAACCTGGGCGGCATCGGCACGGCGCTGCGCGAGATCCACCGGCCGACCAGCAAGGAGGCGCTCTACCGGGCCCGGCACCGGCTCAAGTGGGACGAGGCGTTCGCCGTGCAGCTCACCCTGGTGCAGCGCAAGCACCGCGCCGCCGCCTCGCCGGCCCGGCCCCGCCCGGCGCGGCCCGGCGGCCTGCTCGACGCCTTCGACGCCCGGCTGCCCTACGAGCTGACGCCCGGCCAGCGCGACGTCGGGGTGGAGATCGCGGCGGACCTGGCCACGGCCCACCCGATGCACCGGCTGCTCCAGGGTGAGGTCGGTTCCGGCAAGACGGTGGTCGCGCTGCGCGCGATGCTCCAGGTGGTCGACGCGGGCGGGCAGGCCGCGCTGCTGGCCCCGACCGAGGTGCTCGCCGCGCAGCACCACCGGGGCATCCTCGACCTGCTCGGGCCGCTCGGGCGGGCCGGCGAGCTGGGCGCGGCCGACGACGCCACCCGGGTCGAGCTGGTCACCGGCTCGCTGGGCGCGGTGGCCCGTCGGCGGGCGCTGGCCGAGGTCGCCAGCGGCGCCGCCGGCATCGTGCTCGGCACCCACGCCCTGCTCTACGAGGGCGTCGACTTCGCCGACCTCGGCCTGGTGGTGGTCGACGAGCAGCACCGCTTCGGCGTGGAGCAGCGCGACGCGCTGCGCGCCAAGGCCGAGCAGCCGCCGCACGTGCTGGTGATGACGGCCACCCCGATCCCGCGCACGGTGGCGATGACCGTCTACGGCGACCTGGAGACCTCCACGCTGTCCCAGCTGCCGCAGGGCCGCTCGCCGATCGCCTCGCACGTGGTCCCGGCCGCCGAGAAGCCGGCCTTCCTGGACCGGGCCTGGCGCCGGGTGCGCGAGGAGGTGTCCGCCGGCCACCAGGCGTACGTCGTCTGCCCCCGCATCGGCGAGGGGCCGGCGAGCGAGGAGGAGCCGCCGGCGGAGGACGACAACGGGCGCCGGCCGCCGATGGCGGTCACCGAGGTGGCGCCGTTGCTCGCCGAGGGGCCGCTGCACGGCCTGCGCATCGGCGTGCTGCACGGGCGGCTGCCGCCCGACGAGAAGGACGCGGTGATGCGCTCCTTCGCCGACGGCGACCTCGACGTGCTGGTCGCCACGACCGTGGTCGAGGTCGGCGTCAACGTGCCGAACGCGACCGTGATGATCGTGCTCGACGCCGACCGGTTCGGCGTCTCCCAGCTGCACCAGCTGCGCGGCCGGGTCGGTCGGGGGTCCGCCCCGGGGCTCTGCCTGCTGGTCAGCGAGGCGCTGGAGGGCACGCCCGCGCGGGAGCGGCTGGACGCGGTGGCCTCCACGACCGACGGGTTCAAGCTCGCCGAGCTGGATCTGGAGCAGCGCCGGGAGGGCGACGTCCTGGGCGCCACCCAGTCGGGGCGCCGCTCGCACCTGCGGCTGCTCTCGCTGCTGCGCGACGCCGACCTGATCCGCGACGCCCGTGCCGAGGCGATCGCCCTGGTCGAGGAGGATCCGGAGCTGGCCCGGCACCCGGCGTTGGCCGCGTCGGTGGCCGCCCTGGTCGACGAGGAGCGCGCCGAATACCTGGAGAAGGGCTGA
- the rpmB gene encoding 50S ribosomal protein L28, with protein MASVCDVCGKGPGFGHNVSHSHRRTNRRWNPNIQSVRTPAGGGNTKKLKVCTSCIKAGKVTRA; from the coding sequence GTGGCTAGCGTGTGCGACGTCTGTGGCAAGGGACCGGGCTTCGGCCACAACGTGTCCCACTCGCACCGGCGGACCAACCGCCGCTGGAACCCGAACATCCAGTCGGTGCGTACCCCGGCCGGTGGCGGCAACACCAAGAAGTTGAAGGTCTGCACCTCCTGCATCAAGGCGGGCAAGGTCACCCGCGCCTGA
- a CDS encoding DAK2 domain-containing protein, with protein sequence MLDTLDAAAVRRWCAGGLVALKRHQGEIDDLNVYPVPDGDTGTNMVLTLTSAQQALAMDLGTLPEDGPTAHGHALRLMARGALLGARGNSGVILSQILRGFADAVAAVPAVRGRELAAALRDGTAAAYAAVARPVEGTLLSVVAAAAHAAERADSDDLRAVARAAAGGAAHALTRTPEQLPALARAGVVDAGGRGLCLLLDALVEVVTGESPERPVPAPRPVRPPADAVRETGSEEYAYEVQYLLDAGPQEVARLRAELAALGDSLVVVGDGSAGTGTWNVHVHVNDVGAAIEAGVVAGRPHRISVTRFADQLAPVPPAVAADGRAAVVVATGAGIAGLFAGEGATVVPGNPSIGELVDAIRVTGAARVVVLPNDPDTQAVASAAAREAHALGIKVSVVPTRSPVQALAALAVRDPGRRFSDDVIAMAEAAGACRYAEVCYARREALTVAGPCRPGDVLALVEGEVHLIGSDLADTCAAVVDRMLGGGGELVTLLSGADAPAGLADAVREHVGQRWPFVEVQAYPGGQPHYPLLVGVE encoded by the coding sequence GTGCTGGACACCCTCGATGCCGCCGCGGTCCGCCGTTGGTGCGCGGGCGGGCTGGTGGCACTCAAACGCCACCAGGGCGAGATCGACGACCTCAACGTCTATCCGGTGCCCGACGGCGACACCGGCACCAACATGGTGCTCACCCTCACCTCCGCCCAGCAGGCGCTCGCGATGGACCTCGGCACCCTGCCGGAGGACGGGCCCACCGCGCACGGGCACGCGCTGCGGCTGATGGCCCGGGGCGCGCTGCTGGGCGCGCGGGGCAACTCGGGGGTGATCCTGTCGCAGATCCTGCGTGGCTTCGCCGACGCCGTGGCCGCCGTGCCGGCCGTGCGGGGGCGCGAGCTGGCCGCCGCCCTGCGCGACGGCACGGCCGCCGCCTACGCCGCGGTCGCCCGCCCCGTCGAGGGCACGCTGCTCAGCGTCGTCGCCGCCGCGGCGCACGCCGCCGAGCGCGCCGACAGCGACGACCTGCGCGCGGTGGCCCGGGCGGCGGCGGGCGGGGCGGCGCACGCCTTGACGCGCACCCCCGAGCAGCTCCCGGCGCTGGCCCGGGCCGGCGTGGTGGACGCCGGCGGCCGGGGCCTGTGCCTGCTGCTCGACGCCCTGGTCGAGGTCGTGACCGGCGAGAGCCCCGAGCGGCCCGTGCCCGCGCCGCGCCCCGTCCGTCCGCCGGCCGACGCCGTGCGCGAGACCGGTTCCGAGGAGTACGCGTACGAGGTGCAGTACCTGCTCGACGCCGGGCCGCAGGAGGTGGCCCGGCTGCGCGCCGAGCTGGCCGCGCTGGGCGACTCGTTGGTGGTCGTCGGCGACGGCAGCGCCGGCACGGGCACCTGGAACGTGCACGTGCACGTCAACGACGTGGGCGCGGCGATCGAGGCGGGCGTGGTGGCCGGCCGGCCGCACCGGATCTCGGTGACCCGCTTCGCCGACCAGCTCGCACCGGTGCCGCCTGCCGTGGCGGCGGACGGGCGGGCCGCCGTGGTGGTGGCCACCGGCGCGGGCATCGCCGGGCTCTTCGCCGGCGAGGGCGCGACGGTGGTGCCCGGCAACCCGTCGATCGGCGAGCTGGTGGACGCGATCCGCGTCACCGGGGCGGCCCGCGTGGTGGTGCTGCCCAACGACCCCGACACGCAGGCGGTGGCGAGCGCCGCCGCCCGGGAGGCGCACGCGCTCGGCATCAAGGTCAGCGTGGTACCGACCCGCTCGCCCGTGCAGGCGCTGGCCGCCCTCGCGGTGCGCGACCCGGGGCGACGCTTCTCCGACGACGTGATCGCGATGGCCGAGGCGGCCGGGGCCTGCCGCTACGCCGAGGTCTGCTACGCCCGCCGCGAGGCGCTGACCGTCGCCGGCCCGTGCCGCCCCGGCGACGTGCTGGCGCTGGTCGAGGGGGAGGTGCACCTGATCGGCTCCGACCTGGCCGACACCTGCGCGGCCGTGGTCGACCGGATGCTCGGCGGCGGTGGTGAGCTGGTGACGCTGCTCTCCGGGGCGGACGCCCCCGCCGGGCTGGCCGACGCGGTCCGCGAGCACGTCGGGCAGCGCTGGCCGTTCGTCGAGGTGCAGGCCTACCCGGGCGGGCAGCCGCACTATCCGCTCCTGGTGGGGGTCGAATGA
- a CDS encoding Lrp/AsnC ligand binding domain-containing protein, translated as MVQAYILIQTEVGRARDVAGLISDLAGVVRVDAVTGPYDVVVLTEANTVDELGKLIVSKVQMVPGITRTLTCSVVRL; from the coding sequence GTGGTACAGGCGTACATCCTCATCCAGACGGAGGTCGGCCGCGCGCGCGACGTGGCCGGTCTCATCTCTGACCTTGCCGGCGTGGTGCGCGTCGACGCCGTCACCGGGCCGTACGACGTGGTCGTGCTCACCGAGGCGAACACCGTCGACGAACTCGGCAAACTCATCGTCAGCAAGGTGCAGATGGTGCCCGGCATCACCCGCACCCTCACGTGTTCGGTGGTGCGCCTGTAA
- the coaD gene encoding pantetheine-phosphate adenylyltransferase, protein MRRAVCPGSFDPVTNGHLDIVGRASRLFDEVIVGVLVNQSKSGLFTVEERIDMLREVTASYDNVRVESFRGLLVDFCRAQQASVLIKGLRAVSDFDYELQMAQMNIGLAGVETLFMPTNPLYSFLSSSLVKDVAKWGGDISAHVPDRVREELSARLVRPPRD, encoded by the coding sequence ATGAGACGTGCGGTGTGTCCCGGCTCGTTCGATCCGGTCACCAACGGGCACCTCGACATCGTCGGCCGGGCGAGCCGGCTGTTCGACGAGGTGATCGTGGGCGTGCTGGTCAACCAGTCGAAGAGCGGCCTGTTCACCGTCGAGGAGCGGATCGACATGCTCCGCGAGGTGACCGCCTCCTACGACAACGTCCGGGTCGAGTCGTTCCGCGGCCTGCTGGTCGACTTCTGTCGGGCGCAGCAGGCGAGCGTGCTGATCAAGGGCCTGCGGGCGGTCAGCGACTTCGACTACGAGTTGCAGATGGCGCAGATGAACATCGGCCTGGCCGGCGTCGAGACCCTGTTCATGCCGACCAATCCGCTCTACTCGTTCCTCTCCTCCAGCCTGGTCAAGGACGTGGCGAAGTGGGGCGGCGACATCTCCGCCCACGTGCCCGACCGGGTCCGCGAGGAGCTGAGCGCCCGGCTCGTCCGGCCGCCGCGCGACTGA
- a CDS encoding SPFH domain-containing protein, whose amino-acid sequence MDPLDRIDELIAMVEQARSVPMSRNNCMVDRGEFIAVLDELRAELPADLRRAAALLEERDKIMEAGKREADRIISEGEAEHARLVSVNEITVSAEHEGARIIAEARAEAQRLREEVDDYVDTALANFEQFLTRALASIERGRDKMHALREIGTFGGEESERPLPF is encoded by the coding sequence GTGGACCCGCTCGATCGCATCGACGAACTGATCGCCATGGTGGAGCAGGCCCGCTCCGTCCCGATGTCGCGCAACAACTGCATGGTCGACCGGGGCGAGTTCATCGCGGTCCTCGACGAGCTGCGCGCCGAACTCCCCGCCGACCTGCGCCGGGCCGCCGCGCTGCTGGAGGAGCGGGACAAGATCATGGAGGCCGGCAAGCGCGAGGCCGACCGGATCATCAGCGAGGGTGAGGCGGAACACGCCCGGCTGGTCTCGGTGAACGAGATCACTGTCTCCGCCGAGCACGAGGGTGCGCGGATCATCGCCGAGGCCCGCGCCGAGGCGCAGCGCCTGCGGGAGGAGGTCGACGACTACGTCGACACCGCGCTGGCCAACTTCGAGCAGTTCCTCACCCGGGCGCTGGCCTCGATCGAGCGCGGCCGGGACAAGATGCACGCGCTGCGCGAGATCGGCACCTTCGGTGGGGAGGAGTCGGAACGCCCGCTACCCTTCTGA
- the rsmD gene encoding 16S rRNA (guanine(966)-N(2))-methyltransferase RsmD, with protein sequence MTRIVAGTLGGRRIAAPPGAGTRPTSDRVREALFSAVQAEVDLAGARFADLYAGSGAVGLEALSRGAAHVLLVESDPRAARVVRENVATLRAAPAARLVTGRVATVLAAGPDVDPYDVVFADPPYAVPDAEITAMLVALVDGGWLAPDALVVVERSSRTGPVGWVQGITGERSRRYGETTLWYGRRS encoded by the coding sequence GTGACCCGGATCGTGGCCGGAACCCTCGGCGGGCGGCGGATCGCCGCGCCGCCCGGCGCGGGCACCCGGCCCACGTCGGACCGGGTGCGCGAGGCGCTGTTCAGCGCCGTGCAGGCGGAGGTCGACCTGGCCGGCGCCCGCTTCGCCGACCTGTACGCCGGCTCCGGCGCGGTCGGCCTGGAGGCCCTCTCCCGGGGGGCCGCGCACGTGCTGCTGGTGGAGTCCGACCCCCGGGCGGCCCGGGTGGTCCGGGAGAACGTGGCGACGTTGCGCGCCGCCCCGGCCGCCCGGCTGGTCACCGGCAGGGTCGCCACGGTGCTGGCGGCCGGCCCGGACGTCGACCCGTACGACGTGGTCTTCGCCGACCCGCCCTACGCGGTGCCGGACGCGGAGATCACGGCGATGCTCGTCGCGCTGGTCGACGGCGGCTGGCTGGCCCCGGACGCCCTGGTGGTGGTGGAACGGTCGAGCCGTACGGGCCCGGTCGGGTGGGTGCAGGGAATCACCGGCGAGCGCAGCCGGCGCTACGGCGAGACGACCCTTTGGTACGGTCGCCGATCATGA